In bacterium, the genomic window ATTTCATTTATCTTTTCCCTAACCAACAAATCTTAAAATTTTTCTAGCATTGAAGATTGACCGCAAAGTAAATATAATCTGCTAACTCCTTTAGTTCGGGGAGTAGGACTTTTTTGAGAGTTATATCAAAAAAGATCCTGCGGGCTTTAAAAGCCCTTAGTTCAGTGGTAGGCTAGTCTTACCGACTGGTCCTCCCACTTCACAAATTAATAATATCGGGGTGTAGTTCAGTGGTAGAACGCAGGGCTGGGGGTCCTGATGTCGTAGGTTCGATTCCTATCACCCCGACCAAGGTTTTTGAAGCTAAAACCCTTCTCAACCCTAAAATTTAATCGAACCTTATGCTAGAATTTAGGGGTGAATATTTTGTTTTTTCTCTCCGCCTATGTCGCTGAAATCATTGGCACAACTGCTGGTTTTGGCTCCTCCACTGTTTTTCTCCCATTAGCGTTACTGTTTTTTGATTTTCGGACAGCTTTAGTCTTAGTTGCTTTCCTTCATATTGCCGGAAGTATCGGCAGGATTAGTTTTTTCCGATACGGGTTAGACCGAAATCTTATTATTAAGTTCGGGATTCCTAGCGTTGTATTAACTTTGGTCGGGGCTTTACTTGTTGCTCAACTTAACCAAGAGGTTTTGAAAGGTATTCTTGGTACCTTCTTAATAATGTACGCCAGTTACTCTCTTTGGAAGGAAATTTTTCAGTTTAGTGCTACAACAACCAATGCAGTGATTGGTGGAAGTCTGTCTGGATTTCTGGCCGGACTCATTGGAACAGGAGGGGCCTTGAGAGGAGCGTTTCTGACTGCCTTTGGGTTACCAAAAGAAAAGTATATTGCCACCGCTGCTTCTATCGCCCTTGCGGTTGACTTAACAAGAATTCCGGTCTACCTACAACAAGGCTTCTTAGACCAAAAGTATTACTGGTATTTACCGGTGTTAGTAGTTTTGGCTTTTGCGGGCTCGTTTACTGGAAAACAAATCGTTCAACGTTTGCCCCAAGATAAATTTAAGAAAGTTGTTTTGGTAGCAATTCTCTTGATTGGTTTGAAGTTTATTTACGATTGGTTGTTTTAACTAGCCAAGAAAAACCTATTTAGGTTCGCGGGGCTGAAATCTAAAGAGTTCGTCTGAGGACAAAGTTTCCTGATACGTCCAACAAGGCCGACCAACACAATTTGTGCCTGAGTTACTCTATATCATAATATATCAAGGCTGAAGTGTTATCTAACCTCTGAGGCTAATAAGCACGTCAATTAGATACAATTAGACTTGCAGACATTGTTGAAGCGTGAGCACTACAGTGGTAATTATATTGACCTAAAGTCGTGAAGATTTGAGAAAAAGTTTGTCCTTGAGTTAACTCTCTTGAGTTCTGTTGTGGAAAATAAGTGTGTTCTGGGTGAGTTTCTGTATTAACAAAGTGTCCAACACTATCTTGATTTACCCAAACAACTTTAGTTCCTGGTGAAATAATTACTTTATCCTCCCCAAACTTAATATCTTTCATTTCAATCGCAACTTCTGTTTGACCTCTTAAATCTTTGTATGAGGCTTTTTTTGAAAAATCAATTGTAAAGGAAAAATTACCCTCGTGGCAGCTATCGTCAGGCCAACAAGCCGTATATTTTACTAAATATTCGCCATTAAGCATCTCTCCCTTAAGCATCCTCTTCAGAGCTGTTTTGGAATCCTCAATTAAAACTTCTCCCTCTGACCACTCCTTCCCAGATTTATCAGTAACAGATACCCTACTTTTATCTGAGAGGTCAAAATCAAAGTTTATTGTCACGTTTATTGGTTGGGCTGCATAAGTTTCGTTGTGTAGTGGGGTTGAGTCCAGGAAATGAGGGGTTTTCTTCTGTCCCTTGGAGGAAGTTTTGTCTTGGTTGAGAAAAAACACCACTCCAACCACAATCAGTAAAGAAGTAGCAGCTATCCCAGTTAAAATTATATAAGTTCGTTTCATAACTTAACTGAGAAGCCAAAAGAACCTTGATGGCAGCTTCCATCTGGCCAGCAAGCAGAATAAGAAACGGAGTAGTTTCCAGTTTGAGAGGTGTTTATAGGTACATTAATATTAAGCTTATCGGAACTTATTTGCTTTTCTCCGGTAACAACACTAACCCCATCGCGTGTGACTTCAATAGTCGAGTTGTTCGCCAGGTCAAAGTTAAACTGAATTGATACCTGATTTAAACTTGTGGTTAACAGCTCATTATTGGCTGGGGCGCTAGACACATAATGGGGCGTCTTAATGTTTTGAAAAGTTTCCTGGATAAACTCTGTGTTTGTAGGGATTGTTGAGGTAGCCTCGTCTGTTGAATTTGTAGAAGAAGTTAGTGAAGATGTTGTGTCCTCACCTGTCTTAATATTGTTGTAGTAAAGGATAAGAACTACGGTGATTAATGCCAAAATTACTACGCCAGCTGAAATAATCGCCACTTTTTTCATATTAAAGCTATTCTAACACATAAAATTAAAATCCTGACTGAAAACGGTTTAAATTTGCAGGAGAGAAATTAAAAGAATTTAATTGAGACCAGAGGTGCCTGAAGTTTCTTAACACAAGATTCTTTAGAATTTTACATCGTCTACCTGTCTTACAGCTCCAAAGCCGAGCAAAAACGAAATATACCCGTCCACAATTCCTTTATTAAAATAACCAGTTTGCGATACTTACAAGAAAGGATATAATTTACTCAATGGTCGAGAATCCAAATTCAACAAACCAACCAAACACTCCCAATAATAAAGTGAGTAGTTTGTCTAAAAGGAAACTGGTTTGGGTGGTTTCAATAATTGCCCTGATAATATTAGCTGTTGTATTGTACTTAACTTTTGTATCGGACAACCAAAAGACAACTGATACGAACAAGGCCGATAATAAAACGGCAACAAAAAGTGTTGGAAAAAATTCAACCGCAGCAAATACTAAAGAAGATACGAAAACGGTCGAGGAGGGTGCTACTACTCAGAAAGAGGGGGAATTAATTATTACTGAAAAAGACTTTGGTCAGTTCTTTGCCATAAGTAATGGCCAACAAGTTTTTCTGAGGTTGTCAAACAAGTACAGTTGGTCAGAAACAGAACCAAAGACCACCGGGGAAATTACGTTAGTTCCGACTAACTATAAAACTGACCCAGGTTTCAAAGAATGGCAGGTGAACTACACAACCTCTTCAACCGCAACTATTGAATCAAATATCACAACCGGAACACTGGGAACAGATGCGGAAATTACAAAGTTCTTTGTCACCCTAAAAATCCAAAAGATCTAAAGAAGTGTTCCTAAGTCCAGAGATTTCTCAAATTGCCTGCTGCGCGAAGCTTTAGCGAAGTGTAGTCCAACAAGGACGACCAAATTTAGGCAAGTTTTGCTCGATGTTGAAGAATGTTAGCCCATGTTAAGGCCTCTTCGGCCCAAACTTCGTCGTATGAAGATTTGCTCTTTAATTCGTTAAAGGCAGATTTGAAATCCTGAATTGTTTTTTCAAACCGAGAATTCTTCTTAACATTTTCTAATTCAATTAAATAATCTTGAGTCTCACTAATAAAGGCGGGGATCCGTGCTGTCTTTCCCTCATCTGCCCAACGACCCAGTCTCCCTAAATTTACAGCAATGTTTAAAGTTATTTCTTGTGCAGTCATTTTAGTAGCTTAATGATAATTTCTGTCATTGCCGAGCGGGTTTCCTCATCCAACACCTCACGACTATTATTGTTCTGAATAGGTCTTAAGTTTATCATTGAGTCGTAATCAATTTCACCTGTTTCTAAATCTAAACCCCCACCCCAAAGACTGCTTTGCTTACTTCCGTTTTGCAACAACATTTGCTCTCCGTCAAAATGTCTTTTACCTCCGGCCGTTAGGATTTCTTTTTCAATATCGACGACTACTTTAATATAGCCATCAAACTCTTCGGCTGCTTTCTTGAGATTTTCTTCTGAGATTGACTTATCAATTAGTAACAACATACAGCTGCCATTTTAACACGTAGTGAGAAAATATCGATCGTAATAATGATAAATGCAGTATTTCTCGGAAACTTCCCTTTGATCGATATTCTAGCATTTTCTATAAAACCCCAAAACTTGACATATACGCCAGTTCTGTTACAATTCCAGTTAGACTTGTAACAATTTCTATGGAAAAGGTAGCTAATTTGTACACAGCTCAGGAATTGGAAGAACTTCTCGGGAAGAAGTACTTTTATAGACAGGGAATATATCGACTTGCTGAAGACGGCAAAATAAACTCTTACCAAGTCAGTGGTGTGTTGTATTTCTCCCGTGCTGAATTAACTCTGGCAGCTCTTAACAAACTGGTAGAACGAATCAGGTATAGATATCCTTGGGTGACTAGGTTTCCACTAAAGGTTAGGGATACCGATAGTAAAGAGATAATAGTTTACGGGTTTCCTGATGGCAGAGAAATAGCGGCCGATACAGAAAGTGAAACAGAAGAAGATTTATTAAATAAACTTGAAATTCTACGAGAGGAGGTGACAAGAATGGCAGACATACCAGTTAACCCACCACATGAACCAGGACCACTACCCCCGCCACAGGGGCATCATGGTCCTCCACCGCCTCCGCCTCATCACGGACCACCTCCACATCATTTGGAGATGATGGAAGCTTTGAGACGAATAGAGGATAAGTTGTCTAGAATAGAAGAAAAGATTGGTTAAACAAAAAGAGTAGGCCTACTCGAAAATTTAGTTGTACTGAAATTAAGAAACCAGTTTAGGCTATTGTGACTGAAGTAAAACTATTTAATTACAATAGAAAGGAATCCTCTATGACAGCGAACAAGAAGAAAACCAAGGGATTTTCAGACGAAGAGCGAGACGCAATGAAGGAGCGCACCCTGGAACTGCGGGCAAACAAGGCGGACGGTGAAAGCGCCGTGCTCGCTAAGATCGCCGAAATGCCGGAACCGGATCGCGCCATGGCCAATCGGATCCATACTGTCATTAAAGAAAGCGCGCCAGAGCTCTCGCCGAAAACCTGGTACGGTATGCCCGCGTATGCTAATAATGACGGCAAGGTCGTCTGTTTCTTCACAGCTGCGTCAAAGTTCAAATCAAGGTACGCGACGCTCGGCTTCAATGATACAGCGAAGCTAGACGAAGGCCACATGTGGCCGACCTCCTTCGCGATCACGAAGTTAACAGATGCCGAAGAAGCAGAAATCACCGCGCTCGTGAAAAAAGCAGTGGGTTGAGAACAAACCTTTTGTCCTATTAGGAAGCTCTGGCAAATTCAACTGCGTTATCTGGTTTTATAAATGGCAAGCGATCTTCGATAAAAGCGAATCTTCTGGGGTAATTCTCTTGCAGGTATCTCGAGTTGGTAGTGTAAATTCTGACAGATTCAGCAAAGTCCTCGCTCATTATCGTGTCCTCACCACTTCCATAGATATCAGCGTGCCTTAAAGCGTAATCACTGACAAATTTTCTTCTTAAAGATGATGCCTCGGTTTCAACTATATTCTTATACTGTGTTCGAGCTTCTTGATCTCCTTGAAAACCAAAGCGATGGGCAAACTCATGTGAGACCGTACCCAAAATAAAGGCCCTCATTTTATCCTCGTCAGACTCCAAATCTATGTCCGCTAAATAATCATAATCTCCTGGCTTTTCTACCCCAAAGGCCCTCAACTCAATATGATGGAAACCTCCGTGGTCACCGGCTGTAGCTCGAACCTTGTAAAGGTTTTTGACTTTACTTGGATCATCTACTCCTTCAAGGAACATAGCAGCTTGAAGATAGCGGTCTCTGTCATCTGCGATCAAGACTACACCCTCCCAGTGAGCAATATTTCTCTGGTGCAGTTCATTTCCTCTTTGAATATCCTTTTCCCCGATAAATATTTGATACTGATCATTTTTCGAAATCTTTGCAATTTTTGCTTTTCTAACTCCTTCAGGGCTGAAGGTAGCCTGCAAAAACTGCAGAACTTTCTCATTGGGAATTTTTGGATCTTCGGTAGTTCCAAACCCCTCAATTTTTGGCCCGACTAGGAGCAGTCTTTTCGCCTCTTCGTAGTTCTGAGCCATATTATTGACTAGAATTGACTCAACCCCAACCTCTATTTCTGTTCTGTCATCAGGAATCTTATTAGCAATATCATCAACCACCGCCCGGAAGTCTGTCTCCAAAGAGTTTAACCTCTGATTTTCTTCTTCTGTTGTTAGGCTCAACTCCCGAAGAGATGCCAAACGGTGTCTTCCACTGACCAATACTCTGTTCGATTCAGAAGAGTACTGGACCCCAAAAAATTTATGATTATACTTTTTTTCTGCTTCAAGAATTCTAGCCTTTACTTCCTCCGGATTCCAACCTTCGTTTGCTTCCAAAACCTGGATCGCAAACTCGTTGTACGCATCAATTGCCTCTTGTGGAGTAAATTTAAACCCCTCGTCCTCTTTGGAAAACAGAAGCTTGACTCCAAAAGCAGCTTCAGCTGGTGGTTTGGAAAAATCTTTTTCTTTTCCAGCCCGGAAATTCTCTTGGGCCTTTTTAGCATCAAAATCAATTGCTTCTGGTCCGGAATTCTCAATTTCACTCATGCTTTGATTATAAGATCTGGATATTTAAAAAGAAACGATCTGGTTCCTAAAGTTAAAGCTTATATAAGCAATTAGAGGCTACCCTTCTAGCACTTTGGTGTTAAGATAGAAAATAAAATATGATTGGTAGAGTCAAGTACATGGCAATTTTTGTTTCCATCCTTCTTGCCTTTATGGCGATGTCGGCTATGGCAGTTGCCATGGAAGGTCAAACCGGTGGAGTCTTTGGTGAAAGGATGCTTTTCGGGTTCTCGGCAGATTTTTGGATTCTTCGGGTAATGGTTCCACTCTTTCTGCTTCCTGTAATAATTGTTGCCGGTCTTGAATCACGAATAGTTGGAACACTTGCCATTGCTTACGTCATTGGCAGTGTAGTTGAAGATTTTTTCTGGTTCGTTGTTAATCCATACTACGGTCTGGGAAAGTGGAATAGTACTGACGCTACCTGGCCTAACTGGATTAAAATTGGACCTTTTGAACTACCTCTTTTCTACCTTATCAGCTTTGCAGTGACGCTAATATTGTGGTTTGTCTTTTTCAAAAATGCCAACAGGGTTAATTTATTTTTTAAGAAGTATTTACCTTGGGCAACGACTAAACTTTGACTCGCCTCGACATATTCAAAACGCTTCTTTGCTTGCAACCATCTGCCTTTTAAAGCAGCTAGACTCTCCAAATTGGGTTTATATTTGGTCAACTTTTTAACATTTTTGCTATCTAGACGTATAATTGTAAAATCCCGAATTCTTAAGAATTGACAGATCAAAAGAAGGAGACTGATCTTGAAGAGGGACCGAGGATACAAGCTAGTGGTACTTTTAGTCGCTACTGGCGTGATCGCTATTGGTGAAAGACTCCGTCACTGGCTCAAGGATACGAAGAGTGGCCTGCAGCTTGATGACGATGACCCTGCGGGATTTCATCCTCGTGACGAAATCATCTGGAGACTTGCCCAGGCGGTCATTCTTCCTTTGGGTTACCTGAAGTGGTGGACTGGCACTCTGGAAGTAAGGGGTAAAGAAAACGTCGAGACGGCTATTGCCAGCCGCAAGGGTACCCAAGTAGTGGGGAACCACAAAGCGATACCTGATGCCTTCACTCCCCAAACTGCCATCAGGTTTCTCGGGCATGTCCGACTCGCCGAAGACCATTTTCGCTCTGTCATCGGCATGGTCTTCGTCAACCGCCGACCCATACTCAGCAAAGTTCTTGAAGGTGGGGACTACATACCCATTGTTCCGGAACGAATGCTCGAAAATGAATTCCTGCGCACCCTGACCCCTGCCGAACGCAAAACGCATTTGAGAAACGCTAGGCGCATCAATTCCGCAGCTTTCCCACTGATGCGAAAGTTCCTTGGCTTGAGGTACTGGACTCTCCTCTACCCCGAGGCAACTCGTGTCTTGGAGCCGGGAATGAAAAAAGTCCATGACGGAGTGGCAACTGCCTTGCGACACCCGGGAACGAACCTTCTGCCCGTAGCCCAGATCGGCACGGATCAGATGTGGAAGCCTGGGAGTTGGCGACCTCAACCGCTGAGCAAAATCACGGTCATCTTTGGTGAACCGATCAGCTCTGAGGAAGCCGAGACTCGTGCCCGAAAGATCAGCCAACGCTACGGTGTCAGTGAGGATCGAGCCCTGTGCGATCTGGTCATGCGCCGAATTGCTCGACTCATGATCGAAAACGGTCACCCGCAGTACGCCGGCTTCTACGCCAAACCTCGCCGCGAACGTCTTGGAGTGAGCTAAGGAGGTATGTAAAGTGGTCGAGTAGATCCTGCAAACTCGACCACTTAACTTCTTTAAAGCCTTTTGGCTATTTTTGTTGTATATTCAAATCAAGGAGGTGATTCACAAAGATGGCAGAAGAAAATAATTTATTCAAAGTTCAACATGTTGAAAAGGTAATCAACAACACTGGTTCGGGGGCTATTTACGGTTTGGGCATCATTGGAGCTCTGATTTATTTCTTACAACGAGCTGACAGCTTTTGGGCAGTGCTACTGGGAATTGCAAAGGCTGTTTTTTGGCCAGCAGTTATTCTCTATGAAGTTTTGAAGCTTCTAAACTTGTAAGGACGGAGGATTCGAGAGGTTTCGGAAAATTTTTGTCTACAAAAGCTCTAGCTCTAATTATTTTTTTTCTAGTCGGCAGCGAAAACAACGAAGGTAACTAGCTTGTGTTTCTGACCCAAATCTCTCTGGTAAAGACCCACCCTTCGATTTTTCTTCAGCTCGCGTCCCCACTCTTTTCGAGTCTCAAAATTCTGGTTCTTTTCTCCTTGGGCTTGTGGAAGTTTTTGGCTGGTAGCTTTGAGGCTAGTGAAACTATCAAGGTGACTATAAATGGTTTCCAGCTCATCATAGTCGTGTTGGTTCGGGTGTTGGTTAGGCGTCGGCTCACTCGTGTAATCCATGCAACTTCCCAGGGGTAAGTTGTAGAAGTCCTCATCCTGATGATCAAGTCCCAGGGTATGTCCTACCTCCTGACACATTACCAAATTTCTCCAGCCAGGACTGTTGTAGGTAGAAGTTTTAAAATAGGTATCATTCAGTTTGGTTACTGCTTGAGTGATGTGACCCCCACTCACCCAAATTTGAGCAAGCCCAAGCCAACCGTTTCTACCGTAGGTGTAGCTACAAACTTCAAGACGCCCAGCTGTCGGCCGACAGCGCCGGGCATTAGTCGATCCAGCTACAACCGCTAGATCAAGAACTGACGACTGACTCCAGTCAGAGGCGGTAGTCCGCAAATACTGGTCCCAAGCTAGGGAAACGTTGTCTCCAGTTTTAAGAGTAAAAGGATTGGCTGTTCGTGCCCAATGAAAATTACCCCAAGAGTGGTTTGCCGAAGACAAAGGAGGTGCAATAAGTAAAAAAATCCAAAAGAAGGATGCTAAAAGCAAAGTTTTTCGGTTTGAAAATTTCATATTTTTCTATCTTTACTTTAGCGTTTTTTTTACTCTAAGTCAAACCAAATCTTTTCACTGCTCGCGTGTGAGACTTCTTCGCTTCGACTTCGCGGTCCCGCGGTTCGGCCGCTATCTTAGTATCAAGTTCAATCCGAAAAATTAAACTCTCTTGTACATGAGAATATGGTCGTCGTGGCCCTTTTCCAGCTTGACACCGTCGGGAAGTCTGCCATATTCGGAAAAGCCAAACTTTTCATAAATCTGCTTGGCTTTTTCATTTTTGGCAAAGACTGAAAGTTTAACTATTTCAAGCCCCTTGAGATTTTTCTTCCCTTCCGAGATGACAGTTTCAAAAAACTTCGAGCCAATCCCTTCGTCGCGAAAACCGCGAGCAATGGAAATTCCCAGGCCAGCAATATGTTGACTGGTTCTGACACCCAAATCCAAATTCACAATTCCAATCAATTTTTCTCCAAAAAAGGCGAGTAACTCTACCGACCGGCCTTCCTCAACCGCCTCGATTTTCCGCTCAACATATTTTTTCTCTTCCTCAGGCACCAACTCTTCCCCCTGATAGCTGATGAAGGTTCGTTCCTGGGAGATGACGTTCATGTAGTCACACATTGCCTTTGCATCTCCGTCTTGGATATATCGAATAAGAAAATTTCGACCTTTTTTACTTTTTCCTTCAAAAACTATTTTTCCTACCATAAATTCTTCCAGAATTATAATGCTTCACTAGTGTACTTCAAACCTACTTTACCAAGGTGTAACCAATAATCGTTCTCCTCGGAGGTGTTTTGGTTAAATTCTCTTTCTTTGGTAGCCCCAATTATGTGGGTCGCGTGAGCGATCTTCACAAATAAAGGTAAGTATTCCAATTCCTCCTTGGTAAGAGACACAACTTTTTGATATTCCTGCAATGCCAACTTGTAGTTATCCGGAAATGCCTCTAGCTTGTCTTCGTCAAAAAGGATGTTGCAAAGAAGAACCGCTAGCTCTTGAATCCTTGGGTAGTAATTGCTAACCGAAAAATCAATTAGGAAAATCTCTCCTTTTTTATCTCTGATCACGTTAGTTTTGATGATATCTCCATGGACAAGACAATGGGGTAGTGTGTCTAGGTTAATCCGCGCAAAATTTTCTAAGAGCGGTGTAATTAATTGAGCGTCTTCTTTCTCAAGAAATTTTTCGATTTTTTCGAATTCTTTTGGAAAACTCGTTATCGCCCAACTGTCGTAAATAAACGCGGGTTTGAGATGAATATTATTTATCTTGGCTGCTTCACGAACCAGGATTTTTAACTCTTCCTTGTCGGGTACACTTTTTGACTGGTAGAAACTCTCACCGTTAATGAACTCCATGACACAAAGTCGTATGTCTACCCCATCAAATTTCTTTTGAAAAAAGTAATCCCCACCAAAACCGAGCAATTTTGGATGCTTTACCCCAGCTTCCAGCACTTCTTCAATGATTTTCAAATAACGTAGGCAATTGTCGAGATCACGAAAAGTGGCGAAAATTTTAACAAAAAACTTTCCTTTTTCGGTCTCTAGAACAAGGTTAAAATCTTCATACCCAGAGGTTAAAGTTTTCCAAGAAAAGTATTGACCAAAACCATAGGATAGACAGACCTCCTTGAGCAAAGGTTCAATCTCGCCTTCATAGCCAATTCTTTTCTGAAAATCTTTTTCCGTCATAATCTAACTTGCTGGCATTTTAGCACTTTGACACTAAATCCTAAAGAAGATTAAGATTACCTTGGAGGTGAGATCGTGAAATTTGCTGGACCGATCGTCTTTTCGACACCAGCCGAGGCCGGCCCATCAACTAGACAGGCCGGCCAAAACCACCGGGAGGAATTGAGAAGCTTCGCTGACCAACTCGAAGCCGAGGAGCCCTCGATCGCACAAAGAGCAACCTTAGCCACGACCTGGTTGCACGACGTTCGTCCTGACATCCGTTTCGGAATTGCTTCCGAATTCAACGACGAGCGGTGGGTGATTTTCATTTACCTACCAGAAGAAGACCGAACCAGTTTCCTATACGAATACGACGGGATTCTGAAACGCTACGGGGGAAACGGTCTGGTCTTTGAGGTTCAGGAGAAGGGAGATTACGATTCGGAAATCTTCGACACCGAACCAATCGAAGTCTAGCCTTCCCAAGCGGAAACCATATCTACAGGTGTGGGACCAATCGCCTCTCACACCTGTAACCAACCATTTGAAAAGTAACTTACTCAGACATTCACAAGATCTTTTTTCGGCCCTATTAATGAATATGTACAGTGGCCTTTCCTTGACAGGCTTCGCAGTTTTCCCGCCTATTTAACTTTATGTTTAAATCAATTAGAGCTGCAGAGCTTAGGAATAGAATACCCATAACCAGAAACAAGATACTCACTCCGGGGGCTGTATTTGCATAGATCACACCTGTTCCACCAGTGATTGAAAGTACTAAGGGATAAATATTATGGTGGCCCCTGTAGCTGAGATAAAAACTCAAGACGCTGATCGATATCAAGCCAATTAAAATTGGTGTGAGTACCTTCGCTAAAGCGAAAAGAAAGCTAACTTGACCAACCGCTATAAAAGCGGCCGTAAAGGTACAAAGTGGACACATTGCCACCAAGGGGGTTGCAATCCAAGAGACAAAGTTTCCTAGTCCTGAGAAGTTTTTCACACTTCAACCAGACTTTTCTCGGCCCTATTGAGCAAGACTGCATTGGTCGCCACTATTATTGACGAAGCACTCATCAGCAACGCCGAGACTTCTGGCCGCAGTGAGATTCCAAAATTCGGATAAAGGATGCCAGCCGCAACCGGTATCGCCAACAAGTTGTAAATTGACGCCCAGAAAAGATTTTGCTTCATCTTGGTTACGGTTGCTTTAGAAAGACGAATTGCCCGAAGCACATCGACTGGATCGGATTTCATTAAGACGACCTTGGCAGTTTCAATCGCGACATCAGTCCCTGCACCAATAGCAATTCCGATATCCGCTTGGGCGAGGGCCGGAGCATCGTTCACCCCATCCCCCACCATTGCCACAAACTTTCCTTCTTCCTGTAGTTTCTTGACATAATTAGCCTTTTCTCCCGGAAGTACTTCAGCGAAGACCCGTTTTATTCCAATCTTTTTAGCTACGGCTTCAGCGGTTTTCTGATTATCCCCAGTAATCATTGCCACTTCTATACCAAGTTCAGTTAGTCTTTCAACTGCTCTCTTAGCGGTAGGTTTAATTGGGTCGGCTGCTGCCAATACTGCCTTTACCAGACGGTTTACGGCCAAAATCATAATCGTATTACCACCTTCCAAAAATTCATCAATCTTCTTTTCCAAGTTGTTTATTTCAACCTGATTTTCTTTCATTAATTTAACTGTCCCCACCAAGACTTCTTGACCGTCAACTCTCGCCTTCACGCCTAGACCGGAAAGATTTTCAAATCCCTCAACCTTAGTTGGCAGAGAAAGTTTGCGATTTTTAATTTCTTCAAGCACTGCCTCACTCAGTGGGTGGGAAGATTTTTCTTCTGCGGCTCCGATTAACCTTAACGCCTCATTTTCATCAAAGGCTGACACAGTCGCAACTGCGTTTACCCTTGGCTTTCCTTCCGTCAAAGTACCCGTTTTATCAAGAACCACTGCTTCGATCTTTGAAACTTGTTCGAGAGTTGGGGCGTCTTTAATCAAAATGTTGTGCTTGGCGCCAAGTCCAGTCCCAACTGCTACTGCGGTTGGGGTCGCTAACCCCAAAGCATCAGGACAGGCAATTACAGTTGTTGATATAGCAAAGGTTAGGGCAAAAAGAAGTGGTTGGCCGATGATGAAGAACCAAACCGCAAAGGTGAGCAGTCCTCCACCAACGGCAACAATAACTAAGTATTTTGCAAAACGATCGGCTAGTTTTTGCCCCGGAGCCTTGGAGTTCTGGGCAAGCTCGACCATTTTGACAATCTGTGCAAGCGCAGTATCTTGGCCAATTTTGGTTGCTTTAAATCTAACTGAGCCATTGGTATTTATTGAAC contains:
- a CDS encoding sulfite exporter TauE/SafE family protein, whose translation is MNILFFLSAYVAEIIGTTAGFGSSTVFLPLALLFFDFRTALVLVAFLHIAGSIGRISFFRYGLDRNLIIKFGIPSVVLTLVGALLVAQLNQEVLKGILGTFLIMYASYSLWKEIFQFSATTTNAVIGGSLSGFLAGLIGTGGALRGAFLTAFGLPKEKYIATAASIALAVDLTRIPVYLQQGFLDQKYYWYLPVLVVLAFAGSFTGKQIVQRLPQDKFKKVVLVAILLIGLKFIYDWLF
- a CDS encoding plastocyanin/azurin family copper-binding protein, translating into MKRTYIILTGIAATSLLIVVGVVFFLNQDKTSSKGQKKTPHFLDSTPLHNETYAAQPINVTINFDFDLSDKSRVSVTDKSGKEWSEGEVLIEDSKTALKRMLKGEMLNGEYLVKYTACWPDDSCHEGNFSFTIDFSKKASYKDLRGQTEVAIEMKDIKFGEDKVIISPGTKVVWVNQDSVGHFVNTETHPEHTYFPQQNSRELTQGQTFSQIFTTLGQYNYHCSAHASTMSASLIVSN
- a CDS encoding copper resistance protein CopC — protein: MKKVAIISAGVVILALITVVLILYYNNIKTGEDTTSSLTSSTNSTDEATSTIPTNTEFIQETFQNIKTPHYVSSAPANNELLTTSLNQVSIQFNFDLANNSTIEVTRDGVSVVTGEKQISSDKLNINVPINTSQTGNYSVSYSACWPDGSCHQGSFGFSVKL
- a CDS encoding DUF5674 family protein, which encodes MLLLIDKSISEENLKKAAEEFDGYIKVVVDIEKEILTAGGKRHFDGEQMLLQNGSKQSSLWGGGLDLETGEIDYDSMINLRPIQNNNSREVLDEETRSAMTEIIIKLLK
- a CDS encoding helix-turn-helix domain-containing protein; this encodes MEKVANLYTAQELEELLGKKYFYRQGIYRLAEDGKINSYQVSGVLYFSRAELTLAALNKLVERIRYRYPWVTRFPLKVRDTDSKEIIVYGFPDGREIAADTESETEEDLLNKLEILREEVTRMADIPVNPPHEPGPLPPPQGHHGPPPPPPHHGPPPHHLEMMEALRRIEDKLSRIEEKIG
- a CDS encoding DUF1801 domain-containing protein, with translation MTANKKKTKGFSDEERDAMKERTLELRANKADGESAVLAKIAEMPEPDRAMANRIHTVIKESAPELSPKTWYGMPAYANNDGKVVCFFTAASKFKSRYATLGFNDTAKLDEGHMWPTSFAITKLTDAEEAEITALVKKAVG
- a CDS encoding lysophospholipid acyltransferase family protein; the protein is MVLLVATGVIAIGERLRHWLKDTKSGLQLDDDDPAGFHPRDEIIWRLAQAVILPLGYLKWWTGTLEVRGKENVETAIASRKGTQVVGNHKAIPDAFTPQTAIRFLGHVRLAEDHFRSVIGMVFVNRRPILSKVLEGGDYIPIVPERMLENEFLRTLTPAERKTHLRNARRINSAAFPLMRKFLGLRYWTLLYPEATRVLEPGMKKVHDGVATALRHPGTNLLPVAQIGTDQMWKPGSWRPQPLSKITVIFGEPISSEEAETRARKISQRYGVSEDRALCDLVMRRIARLMIENGHPQYAGFYAKPRRERLGVS
- a CDS encoding GNAT family N-acetyltransferase, with translation MVGKIVFEGKSKKGRNFLIRYIQDGDAKAMCDYMNVISQERTFISYQGEELVPEEEKKYVERKIEAVEEGRSVELLAFFGEKLIGIVNLDLGVRTSQHIAGLGISIARGFRDEGIGSKFFETVISEGKKNLKGLEIVKLSVFAKNEKAKQIYEKFGFSEYGRLPDGVKLEKGHDDHILMYKRV
- a CDS encoding phosphotransferase, whose amino-acid sequence is MTEKDFQKRIGYEGEIEPLLKEVCLSYGFGQYFSWKTLTSGYEDFNLVLETEKGKFFVKIFATFRDLDNCLRYLKIIEEVLEAGVKHPKLLGFGGDYFFQKKFDGVDIRLCVMEFINGESFYQSKSVPDKEELKILVREAAKINNIHLKPAFIYDSWAITSFPKEFEKIEKFLEKEDAQLITPLLENFARINLDTLPHCLVHGDIIKTNVIRDKKGEIFLIDFSVSNYYPRIQELAVLLCNILFDEDKLEAFPDNYKLALQEYQKVVSLTKEELEYLPLFVKIAHATHIIGATKEREFNQNTSEENDYWLHLGKVGLKYTSEAL